A segment of the Cricetulus griseus strain 17A/GY chromosome 6, alternate assembly CriGri-PICRH-1.0, whole genome shotgun sequence genome:
GTTGTTAGATTTATGGTAGATAACATATTATTCATGTCAAGAAACTATAATATTTCAACATCTAACAATTCTCAATATCTGTTGATGCAAATTAAGATCAACATTTTCTAGTGCTAAATTTCAACTTAATGTGGCTTTCAGAGCTCAGGTTTGAATATGTAAATCCACTCCTACAGATTTGCAATGTTATTTTGTTAAACATGTTAGTTAAAAAATACATTCAATGATATATATTTGTTAATAAATAACTGTGAACCTAATTTAATATTTCTATCTGGTATTGGTATATATCTTATATGGTATGCTTCCCCACTGAGGTTTGTCAATTTTCTACTTCAGCGTTTTAAGCTAAAACTTGTATTTATgccataaatattattttaatgatgcTCAATGGAATAATATGTGATTCTAAAAATGGTAACATCCTTTCTGATCATTGAATTTCAATGCAATTTCTGAATTTaaacctcatttttaaaatgggatATCATGATTTCTCGTGACAAATTCAGACCATTTATTTAAGAAACCACACACAAATTTTGGCATTCACATGTCTGTCCTGCTTCCTCACTGCACTCCTGTAGCAGAATTTCCTGATAGAGCACGCGGATAACAGTCACACCTGATGGTTCTCTTCATGGGGAACTGCTCTTGGCTCATTAGTTTTCGCTTGAGCAGCAGTGTCACTCATATTTGCCTTAGATTTCtctttacatttatgtatttatattcagGTAAGTTTCAAAGTGAATGTCACGTTCTACAAAGGAAGTAGACTTCCTCATGTAACAGTTggtgatctttctttctttgcaggTTACTTCTGAGGACACACTAAGTAAAATGGATGGAGGCAATCAGTCTGCAGTGTCCGAATTTATACTTTGGGGACTTGCCAACTCAAAGAACCTTCAGATCTTACTCTTTGTGATGTTTTTGATACTTTATCTGTTCATCGTATCAGGAAATATTGTCATCCTTGTTTTAATCACCACTGATAGGCATCTCCATTCTCCCATGTACTTCCTGTTGGCCAACCTGTCCTTTGTTGATATGTGTCTTTCTTCAAACACTACTCCCAAGATGATATCAGATTTTCTCATAGAAAACAAGACCATTTCCTTTTCAGGCTGCATGTTCCAGGTCTTCTTTTCCCATTGCATTGCTGGAGGAGAGATGGTGCTGTTGGTGGTAATGgcttatgaccgctatgtggccatctgcaaacCACTCCACTACTTCACCATTATGAACCTGAAAAGATGCACTGGGTTGGTGTTGATATCTTGGACTACTGGCTTCATACATGGTATAAGTTACTTGGCAGTGGTTGCACAGCTACCTTTTTGTGGCCCCAAGGAAATAGACAGTTTCTTCTGTGACATGCCACTGGTAATCAAGCTAGCCTGCATGGATTACCATGATTTAAATACTTTAATGAATGCTGAATGTGGGGTTGTGGCTGTAACctgtttcattctgttgctcATTTCCTACACGTATATCCTTATCACTGTTCGCCAGAGCTCTAAAGCTGGTGCATCTAAGGCTCTGTCCACGTGTAGTGCCCACATCACAGTGGTGATGATCTTCTTTTTGCCCTGCATCTTTATCTATGTGTGGCCCCTCAGTATCACCTGGTTGGACAAATTTCTTGCTGTTTTTTACTCTGTTTTTACACCTCTCCTAAACCCAGCCATTTATACATTGagaaataaagacatgaaaaatgCTATGAAAAGGTTTATAGGCAAATTCCTGGGTCCCAAAAGAAATTCATAATATTCAAAAACATGTACTATTTGCTTCACATAATGGAATTGACTGTATGAAATATattgaaaaatcagaaaatatggTTTATATTGAAAATTAGTACCAATCATCCAATACAGgtataatttaacattttaaaaacagtatgACATTTACTGATCCACCAGCATAACACTGTTAATCCTTTGCCTTAAATTCTAAATATGACTTTTATGCACACAGGAATGCCATCAAAGTAttctatgttttaaataaattttaacttaACATTTTTGATCAACCTCATATATTTGCCTTTATGAATAAAATCTCAGTAAATTTTAACGGATTTTAGTATTGTGTAACACCATATGCCCATTATTGATTTTCTAATTCATGATTACAAATCTGAATTATGAACTtgaattttcctaaaatatttactccTGAAATACGTAATCACTTCTCCTCAGaatgaaaatatcaaagaataTATACTCTATTGTCTTCCCTTTTAACAATAATATTAAATTATGTtggttttgttacatttattgcaagaactcaagaaggttcAGAATATTTAATAAGCTTGCTAGTTCCATCCAAAGAATGAAAGTATCATTTGTTTGAAATGTAATGATGATTTTTGTGGATGCTTTTATATACTAATGCTTCAACTTATGCTCACCATTACTTCATTGATCCTcatattaaccattttaaagggaaaatctttattttattattattattaaaaaccaCATTTTCAGTCTGATAAAGACTTCGATGTATTTAGAAGCTTGGATTATAAATTTTTTTAATCcacatattaaaaatagattattttctcatacaacaTATTCTTATTACagtttcctccctctccctgcctatCTGGatcccccctttctgtctctcatttgaaAAGACCAGAGTTTTaagtaataacaacaaaacaaaacaaaataatatcgccagcatttgggaggcagaagcaggcagatctctgtgagtttgagaccaccctggtctacaagagctagttccaggacagcctccaaagccacagagaaaccctgtctcgaaaaaaacaaaacataaaaacaaaataatatgtaataagataaaacaaaatccattAGATTGAAGTTGGATACtgtaaaacaaaagaaggaaaaaagttcTTTAGAATCAGAGACCCTCtctttcacacactcaggagtcccataaaattACCaagctgaaagctataatattTACATGCAGAGGACTTGATGAAGACTCATGAAaggcctgtgcttgctgctttagtctttgtgagttcatataagcttttctcagttgatttagaggtcCTTGAGCTCTTGGTGTCTTCatcctcctctggctcttaactcttttttttttttttccaaacagagtttctctgaggcttttggaggctgtcttggaactaacctttgtagaccaggctgttctcgaactcacagagatccaccaacctctgcctactgagtgctgggattaaaggcgtgcgccaccagtgctCAGCTATCTCTTACACACTTTCTACGTTCTTTTTCCATGCTTCCTGACCTCTGAGGGAAAGGGcttgatagagacatcccat
Coding sequences within it:
- the LOC100758505 gene encoding olfactory receptor 4K3, translating into MDGGNQSAVSEFILWGLANSKNLQILLFVMFLILYLFIVSGNIVILVLITTDRHLHSPMYFLLANLSFVDMCLSSNTTPKMISDFLIENKTISFSGCMFQVFFSHCIAGGEMVLLVVMAYDRYVAICKPLHYFTIMNLKRCTGLVLISWTTGFIHGISYLAVVAQLPFCGPKEIDSFFCDMPLVIKLACMDYHDLNTLMNAECGVVAVTCFILLLISYTYILITVRQSSKAGASKALSTCSAHITVVMIFFLPCIFIYVWPLSITWLDKFLAVFYSVFTPLLNPAIYTLRNKDMKNAMKRFIGKFLGPKRNS